Within Futiania mangrovi, the genomic segment GGCGGCCTGAAGGCGCTGAAGGGCGTCGACGTCGACGTCTTCAAGGGCGAGATCTTCGGCCTCGTCGGTCCGAACGGGTCGGGCAAGACCACGATGGTAAACGTCATGACCGGTTTCTACCCGGCCGAGGCGGGCCATGTGCGGCTTCTGGGCGAGGATGTGACCAATCTCGCGCCGCACGCGATCGCGGGCCGCGGCGTCGCGCGCACCTTCCAGAACCTCGCTCTCTTCAAGGGCATGAGCGTGCTCGACAACATCCTCGTCGGGCGCCACACCCACATGAAGCCGAGCGCGCTGGCCACGCTCTTCTACTGGGTCTGGGCGCAGCGCGAGGAACTTGCCCATCGCCGCATCGTCGAGGAAATCATCGACTTCATGCAGTTGCAGGACATCCGCGACGAGCCGGTGGACGTCATCCCTATGGGTCTGCAGAAGCGCGTCGAGCTGGCCCGCGCGCTGGTCGCCGAGCCGTCCTTCCTGATCCTCGACGAGCCGATGGCCGGCATGAACCAGGAGGAGAAGGAGTACATCGCGCGCTTCATCCTCGACGCGCGCGACGAACGCGGCGTGACCATCCTGCTGATCGAGCACCACATGGACGTCGTCACCGCGATCTGTGACCGCGTCGCCGTGCTGAGCTATGGCGAGATCATCGCGCAGGGCGAACCGCGCAGCGCCATCGCCGACCCCAAGGTGGTCAAGGCCTATCTCGGCGAACGTGCCGCGCGGCGGCATGCGGGGGTGACGGCATGAACGCGCCCGTGTCCGCGACGTCGCTCATCCGCGCCTGGCCCGTCACCTCCGATGGCGGTCCTGCGACGCTTGTCGCGGGGGTCGCCTGCAACGCGGCGGAGGCCGGCAAGCGCACGGGCTTCCGGGAGCGCGACTACGGCATCTGGCGGGAGTGGACGTGGTCGCAGATCCTCGACGAGGTGCTGGCGCTGGCCGCCGGGTTCGAGGAGCTGGGCCTGAAGCCCGGCGCGGCGCTAACTGTGGTTGGCGACAACCGCGTCTCGATCTACCTGGCGATGCTGGCTGCGAACGCGCTCCGGGCCTATCCCTCGCCGGTCTTTTCCGACGTGCCGGTGCAGCAGTTCTCCGCCTACATGCGCCACGGCGCGCCCGACATCGCGGTCGCCGAGGATCAGGAGCAGGTCGACAAGCTGCTTGAGGTGCGCGAGCAGACCGGGCGGCCCTCGATCATCGTCTATGACGACAAGCGCGGCCTCGGCGCCTATGAGGCGCCGGGCATCCACGCGCTGGAGGAGGTGGCAGCCCGTGGCCGCGCGCGCCTGCGGGCGGAGCCGGGCCTCGCTGCCGACCTGGTGAACCGCGCACGGCCCGAAGATCCGGCGGTGCTTCTCTACTCCTCGGGAACCACCGGTCTGCCCAAGGGCGTGCCGCTCACGCACCGCAATGTGGTGAGCGGCATCGCGAACGCGCGCAAGGGCGGATACTTCAAGGAAAACGAGATCCTGTTCGCCTATCTGCCGACCGCCTGGGTGGGCGATTTCGTCTTCTCGCTGGGCGCGGGCGTACTCCTGCGCGCCACGATCAACATCCCCGAACGGCAGGAAACCGCGCTGCACGACCTGCGCGAGGTGGCGCCGACCTTCTACCTCGCCGCGCCGCGGGCCTGGGACAATATGCTGACGCGCGTGCAGGTGGGCATTGCCGATTCCACGCCGCTGAAGCGCCGGCTGTTCGACTTCTTCATGCCGCGCGCGATCGCGATGGAGCGCAAGCGGCTTGCGGGGCAATCCCTCTCCCTGCTGGAGCGGCTGATCGACGCCTTCGGTCGCGTGACGATCTATGGACCCATCAAGGATTTCCTCGGGCTTACGCGCGCCGAGCGTGCCTTCACCGGCGGCGAGGCGATGGGCGAGGACACCTTCCTGTTCTTCCGCGCGCTCGGCATCCGTCTGAAGCAGTTCTATGGCCAGACCGAAACCTGCGCGCTCTCGGCCGCCCAGACCGAGGGCAACGTCAGGCTGCACACGGTCGGACGCGCCATGCCCGGCGTCGAGGTGAAGGTCGACGGGAACGGCGAGATCCTGATTCGCTCGGAGTCGGTGTTCGGGGGTTATGCCGACAATCCGGACGCCACGGCGGACGCGCTGAGCGACGGCTGGCTGCGCACGGGCGACGCCGGCTACATGGAAGACGACGGCAATCTCGTCGTGCTCGGCCGCGTGAGCGAGCTGGTCGAGACTAAAGACGGCGAGCGCTACATCCCGAACTTCATCGAGAACCGGATCAAGTTCAGCTCCTACATCCGCAATGTCTGCGTGCTGGGCGCGGGGCGCGCCGACCTCACCGCCATCGTCTGCATCGACGATGAGGCGACCGGCCATTGGGCGGAGGTGCGCTCGCTCTCCTACACCTCCTATGCCGACCTGTCGCAGCGGCCGGAGGTCTATGAGCTGGTCAAGGGCGTGATCCGGCACGTCAACGAGACCCAGCCGGAGGCGCTGAAAATCCGCCGCTTCGTCAACCTGCACAAGGACTTCGACGCCGACGACGGCGAGATCACGC encodes:
- a CDS encoding ABC transporter ATP-binding protein, which translates into the protein MRAPDASAPPAEPVLSCRGIERSFGGLKALKGVDVDVFKGEIFGLVGPNGSGKTTMVNVMTGFYPAEAGHVRLLGEDVTNLAPHAIAGRGVARTFQNLALFKGMSVLDNILVGRHTHMKPSALATLFYWVWAQREELAHRRIVEEIIDFMQLQDIRDEPVDVIPMGLQKRVELARALVAEPSFLILDEPMAGMNQEEKEYIARFILDARDERGVTILLIEHHMDVVTAICDRVAVLSYGEIIAQGEPRSAIADPKVVKAYLGERAARRHAGVTA
- a CDS encoding AMP-dependent synthetase/ligase, which translates into the protein MNAPVSATSLIRAWPVTSDGGPATLVAGVACNAAEAGKRTGFRERDYGIWREWTWSQILDEVLALAAGFEELGLKPGAALTVVGDNRVSIYLAMLAANALRAYPSPVFSDVPVQQFSAYMRHGAPDIAVAEDQEQVDKLLEVREQTGRPSIIVYDDKRGLGAYEAPGIHALEEVAARGRARLRAEPGLAADLVNRARPEDPAVLLYSSGTTGLPKGVPLTHRNVVSGIANARKGGYFKENEILFAYLPTAWVGDFVFSLGAGVLLRATINIPERQETALHDLREVAPTFYLAAPRAWDNMLTRVQVGIADSTPLKRRLFDFFMPRAIAMERKRLAGQSLSLLERLIDAFGRVTIYGPIKDFLGLTRAERAFTGGEAMGEDTFLFFRALGIRLKQFYGQTETCALSAAQTEGNVRLHTVGRAMPGVEVKVDGNGEILIRSESVFGGYADNPDATADALSDGWLRTGDAGYMEDDGNLVVLGRVSELVETKDGERYIPNFIENRIKFSSYIRNVCVLGAGRADLTAIVCIDDEATGHWAEVRSLSYTSYADLSQRPEVYELVKGVIRHVNETQPEALKIRRFVNLHKDFDADDGEITRTRKLRRNVIEEHYGKLVDALYDGSERVTFEAKITYDDGTTGVLTRELRIHEVGG